Below is a genomic region from Myxococcus fulvus.
TCTGGGGTCGCCCGCTCCGGAGGAGAGTGCCTTGCGGCTGGGGCCCGGGCGCGCCCGGGCTCGGGCGTATCTGCGGCGCACCCTGCGCGCCAGCGGGCTGTTGTACGGCACCCCAGCGGACGCGCCCACGGCGCTGGACGCGATGCCGGACAACGAGTTCCAGGCGCGGGCGCTGGAGGACCAGCTCTTCCACGCGGTGCTGCGGACGCTGGCGGCGCTCGCGCTGGAGCTGGCGCGGCAGGTGGGTGCGCCCGAGGGGCGCCGGGTGGAGCAGCTGCTGGTGCTCTTCTCCGTGCTGGGCGGGGAGCTGATGCTGGCGGAGGTGCTGGCGGAGCAGCTGGCCCAGGGCAAGCCGGTGACGAAGCGGCAGGTGGCCAAGGTGGAGGTGGCGCTGCGCAAGCGCGAGCCCACGTTGGCCGGTGACCCCGTGTACGGGCTGGTGCTGCACAACGGCGCGCAGTACGCGGACGCGCAGCTGTTCTGTCGGCAGGCCATCGACTACTTCGCGAGCGGGCGCTTGTCGCGGGAGCAGACGCGGCGGCGGTTGGACTTCGCGTCGAAGCAGAAGGCGCTGCTGGTGGAGGTGTTGACGGGGCTGGCGTGCGTGGACCGGTTGCCGGGGACTCCCGCGCGGCGGGCCATCCTCAAGCAGGTGGAGGACTTGCGGCTGCCGGCGGCGATGGCGTCCGAGCTGAAGGCGGCGGTGAAGCAGTCCTTCGAGCGGCGGCGCTCGGTGCGGGACGTGGTGCGCCAGGTGCGCAGCGTGGACATGCGCCACTTCCTGTTGGAGCAGACGCTGCTGGCGGCGCTGGTGGACGGGCGGCGCACGCGGCGGGAGCGGGCCTTCATCGACACGCTGGCGGACGCGCTGCACGTGTCGAAGGAGGAGCTGCACCGGCTGGAGCTGGAGATGGCGGAGTTCTACGCGCGCCATCGCTCCATCGTGGATGTGTTCACGGTGCGCGACGCGGCCAGCGCCATGGGTGATGACATGGTGGCGGGCATGCAGGAGACGCTGGAGAAGAACTTCTACCGGCTGATGCAGGAGGTCCGCGAGACGGGGGACCTGGCGGTGCTGGTGGCGAAGGTGGCGCGGCGTCAGAAGCTCACGGAGGACGAGCGGCAGCGCATGCGCGCGCAGCTCATCGACGTGGCGAAGGCGATTCCCGCGCTCGCCATCTTCGCGGCGCCCGGTGGGTTGCTGCTGTTGGCGGCGCTGGCCAAGTTGCTGCCGTTCAGTCTGTTGCCCAGCGCGTTCCAGGACGACGACGTCCCCGAGGTGCTCCCCGATGACGCCGAGGACTTCGGCCCGGAGCGCGAGGCGGGGTGAGACGGGAGGTCGGCCGCTTGGATGTCGGCCTGCCCTGGCTCCTGGCGTGAAGGCGCTGCCATCGGCGCCGACGGTCCCCAGCTTCAGTGGGCGGACCGGGCCCGCGTGGCGCCCATTCCCCGCGGGAGGAAGGCCGATGCGCGTCCATCAGCGTGATGTGGAGGTCGGCGTCGCCGGACGCCTGCTCGCGGGGTTCCTCTGCGTGCCCGAGCGGGCGAGCGGCCTGGTGATGCTCGTGGGGGACGAGGAGCTGGCGAAGGACTCCTCCGTGCGCGAGGTGCTGCACGCGGCGGGGCTCGCGACGCTGGGGCTCGACTGGCGCACCGCGGACGAGGAGCAGGCGGAGGACTGGACGGTGCGCGAGGGCGCGCACGTGGAGCTCATCGCGCATCGACTGGAAGTGGCGCGCGACTGGTTGCAGCGTGACGACGTGTTGTCGCTGTTGCCGGTGGGGTTCCTGGGGATGGGGTTGGGCGCGGCCGCGGTGCTGGTGGCGGCGGCGCATCAGCCACAGGGGGTGCAGGCGGTCGTCACGCTGGGGGGAAGGCCGGACAAGGCGGGCTCGGTGGTGGCGGAGGTGCGTGTGCCCACGCTGGTGCTCGGGGCGGGGGAGGACGCG
It encodes:
- a CDS encoding LETM1 domain-containing protein translates to MRLGPGRARARAYLRRTLRASGLLYGTPADAPTALDAMPDNEFQARALEDQLFHAVLRTLAALALELARQVGAPEGRRVEQLLVLFSVLGGELMLAEVLAEQLAQGKPVTKRQVAKVEVALRKREPTLAGDPVYGLVLHNGAQYADAQLFCRQAIDYFASGRLSREQTRRRLDFASKQKALLVEVLTGLACVDRLPGTPARRAILKQVEDLRLPAAMASELKAAVKQSFERRRSVRDVVRQVRSVDMRHFLLEQTLLAALVDGRRTRRERAFIDTLADALHVSKEELHRLELEMAEFYARHRSIVDVFTVRDAASAMGDDMVAGMQETLEKNFYRLMQEVRETGDLAVLVAKVARRQKLTEDERQRMRAQLIDVAKAIPALAIFAAPGGLLLLAALAKLLPFSLLPSAFQDDDVPEVLPDDAEDFGPEREAG
- a CDS encoding dienelactone hydrolase family protein, whose amino-acid sequence is MRVHQRDVEVGVAGRLLAGFLCVPERASGLVMLVGDEELAKDSSVREVLHAAGLATLGLDWRTADEEQAEDWTVREGAHVELIAHRLEVARDWLQRDDVLSLLPVGFLGMGLGAAAVLVAAAHQPQGVQAVVTLGGRPDKAGSVVAEVRVPTLVLGAGEDADRAMLARRVFDGLAPGMRKGLQLVEGASRRFEEAAPRARAARMAAAWFSDCFRAVAGPGVVEWSEGTA